In Micropterus dolomieu isolate WLL.071019.BEF.003 ecotype Adirondacks linkage group LG17, ASM2129224v1, whole genome shotgun sequence, one genomic interval encodes:
- the LOC123986566 gene encoding programmed cell death 1 ligand 1, with product MASRCTSQFLNPLTLLILVLTMMWTFSVTESADSIQLRGEVGGKVTFRCPFDQQKTIQMFYLQKGIIFVNGYYDLKNITEKWENTKLDRQSTTVEMDSLNVSHIGDYQCHIMYAGGDMKTYETTIHLSVTASYSKPEATVSCRDGFGCQVMCASHGGYPRARMMWNVTGNQTWNIVDSNETSDPTTKIFNISSTAYFNCSNGERKFSCSVDNVISNVYPVCTPDNNINNNAYLIVAAIVVVLCIVMVVVVVVLTKCKKGQKGEESTNVRQQGGENGCKEVISLMEKGG from the exons ATG gCATCACGTTGCACCTCACAGTTTCT AAACCCACTAACCCTGCTGATTCTGGTTTTGACTATGATGTGGACCTTTTCTGTCACAG AAAGTGCTGATTCGATTCAGCTCAGAGGGGAGGTTGGTGGAAAGGTGACCTTTCGCTGCCCCTTTGACCAGCAAAAGACAATTCAAATGTTCTACCTTCAGAAGGGCATTATCTTTGTGAATGGCtattatgatttaaaaaatattacagaGAAATGGGAGAACACCAAATTGGATCGCCAAAGCACAACTGTGGAAATGGACAGTTTGAATGTCTCCCATATTGGTGACTATCAGTGTCATATCATGTACGCTGGCGGTGACATGAAGACATATGAAACTACTATTCACCTCAGTGTCACAG CCAGCTATAGTAAACCTGAAGCCACAGTGTCCTGTAGAGATGGATTTGGTTGTCAGGTAATGTGTGCCTCACATGGCGGGTACCCAAGGGCCAGAATGATGTGGAACGTAACTGGGAATCAGACATGGAACATTGTTGACAGCAATGAAACGAGTGATCCAACCACCAAGATATTCAACATCTCCAGCACTGCATATTTCAACTGCTCCAATGGAGAGCGGAAGTTCAGCTGCTCTGTGGACAACGTCATCTCGAACGTGTACCCAGTCT GTACGCCTGacaacaacattaacaacaatGCTTATTTGATAGTAGCAGCCATCGTGGTGGTTTTATGTATTGttatggtggtggtggtggtggtgttgacGAAATgcaagaaaggacagaaag GGGAAGAATCAACAAATGTGAGGCAACAGGGTGGAGAAAATGGATGTAAGGA GGTTATATCCCTCATGGAAAAAGGAGGGTAA